A part of Olleya sp. Bg11-27 genomic DNA contains:
- a CDS encoding tetratricopeptide repeat protein, which produces MESVQETKNTRSTLIPRTNERLKLKGVHFESWGALKAQLNLDSLSSGCLFSDLSLGAQKGHWVLNELNGQLGLSSYDPVQPLIGIRSEQKYADTISRLIDNESIGDVNFLAAYAGCKEIIDQLVEQHIKCIVIIPPNSMNEWEDENLKFVRLLTQGLETIDCDLVILGYPKSNLGTEWDVVFENDVPDSVNSEGEFGLPGVLDRELVSLFKDLIPDSSLELANNYVIASPLTRLKMASNTTKCLGLLSGQEAYSHLYTYFNLLEIDESANVEVFQLEAAKRFSEGAYAIALRMLKAIKDKVQDPLILASITSQIQNIRIALMYFSEAAQEATPSLDLPDEYKASLFQAKAWGLVMTNQAQEAEAYFEQARTFLSEKDHPRMYLYLMNISALNKLRIGEVDTAFRFEREIEEKLSERDVQDWHILYINSINQARLYKKVNDLVRAEEYYMKAFEINNSLKVESDLLYTNFCLAQLEDLKGNNPASYTYYLCACIHWLCNETPESLAPRVAQAVLCKNLSSEIGRVNDISKRLIDQLKTVISKANIEVKDLSRARLNFRRINDSIHPEIAIGTHGIGFFATNEIDDTGYSCEAYDQLKLLVSNCLRTDFPELNDFKTLYTDTVFGNELPCSSKELISSCIYYGVDKLIFGSNKFYLSEQDRNGLLMSSAVRLCGAISSARPSENQIVIYFKRYNSPIAVEGLEREILSLVSAASTVQGIIQGIGDDKPVLEALKEMQRKKLITISLL; this is translated from the coding sequence ATGGAATCTGTGCAGGAAACTAAAAATACTCGCTCGACACTAATTCCGAGAACAAATGAGCGCCTGAAATTAAAGGGAGTTCATTTTGAATCTTGGGGTGCATTGAAAGCTCAATTAAATCTCGATTCTTTATCGTCTGGTTGTCTTTTTTCCGATTTGTCTTTGGGCGCGCAAAAAGGACATTGGGTGCTGAATGAATTGAATGGTCAACTAGGTTTGAGCTCTTATGATCCAGTTCAGCCCTTGATTGGAATCCGAAGTGAGCAAAAATATGCTGACACGATTAGTCGGTTGATTGACAATGAGAGTATTGGAGATGTTAATTTCCTTGCTGCCTACGCTGGGTGTAAAGAGATAATTGATCAGCTTGTTGAACAACACATAAAGTGTATCGTGATCATACCGCCCAATTCAATGAACGAATGGGAGGATGAAAACCTGAAATTTGTTCGTCTACTTACGCAGGGGCTTGAAACGATTGACTGCGATCTTGTTATTCTTGGTTATCCAAAATCTAATCTTGGAACGGAATGGGACGTTGTGTTTGAAAATGACGTACCAGATAGCGTAAATTCAGAAGGTGAATTTGGTTTACCAGGCGTTTTGGACCGTGAACTAGTATCCCTTTTTAAGGACTTGATTCCAGATTCAAGTCTTGAATTGGCAAATAATTACGTCATTGCTTCGCCATTGACAAGATTAAAAATGGCTTCCAATACCACTAAATGTCTAGGACTTCTTTCAGGTCAGGAGGCATATAGCCATTTGTATACCTATTTTAATCTTTTGGAAATTGACGAATCGGCGAATGTTGAGGTATTTCAATTGGAAGCTGCCAAGCGTTTTTCAGAAGGAGCCTATGCTATTGCTTTGAGGATGCTCAAAGCAATAAAAGATAAAGTTCAAGATCCACTTATTCTAGCATCGATTACATCTCAGATACAAAACATTAGAATCGCGCTAATGTATTTTTCTGAAGCCGCGCAAGAAGCAACGCCATCACTTGATTTGCCTGACGAATACAAAGCTTCTTTGTTTCAAGCGAAAGCGTGGGGATTGGTTATGACGAATCAAGCGCAAGAAGCAGAAGCTTATTTTGAGCAAGCGAGAACATTCTTATCGGAGAAAGATCATCCTCGAATGTATTTGTACTTGATGAATATTTCAGCATTGAACAAATTGAGAATTGGTGAAGTTGATACCGCTTTTCGATTTGAAAGAGAGATTGAAGAAAAGCTTTCCGAACGAGATGTTCAGGATTGGCACATTTTATATATTAACTCAATTAATCAGGCAAGACTGTATAAGAAGGTCAACGATCTTGTTCGAGCGGAAGAATATTACATGAAAGCGTTCGAAATTAACAACAGCTTAAAGGTTGAAAGTGATCTGTTATATACCAATTTTTGTCTTGCTCAACTAGAAGATTTAAAAGGGAATAACCCTGCGTCGTATACTTATTATTTATGTGCCTGTATTCACTGGTTGTGCAATGAGACACCTGAATCGTTAGCGCCAAGAGTAGCTCAGGCAGTTTTATGCAAAAATTTATCGTCAGAAATTGGTAGGGTCAATGACATTTCAAAACGACTCATTGATCAATTAAAAACGGTAATTTCCAAAGCAAATATTGAGGTTAAAGATTTATCAAGAGCCCGTTTGAATTTTAGAAGAATAAACGATTCAATTCACCCTGAAATCGCTATAGGTACACATGGAATAGGTTTTTTTGCGACAAATGAAATAGACGATACGGGGTATAGTTGTGAGGCTTATGATCAATTAAAATTACTTGTTTCCAATTGTTTAAGGACTGATTTCCCGGAGTTAAACGATTTCAAAACACTCTATACGGACACAGTATTTGGGAATGAATTACCGTGTTCATCGAAGGAATTGATTTCTTCATGTATTTATTATGGTGTTGATAAATTGATCTTCGGGAGTAACAAATTTTATCTTTCGGAACAGGATCGTAATGGTTTATTGATGTCTTCTGCTGTACGTTTATGTGGAGCTATTTCTTCGGCAAGACCATCAGAGAATCAAATAGTGATTTACTTCAAACGATACAATTCCCCAATCGCGGTTGAAGGCTTAGAACGTGAAATTCTGAGTCTCGTTTCCGCAGCATCAACGGTTCAGGGAATCATTCAGGGCATTGGAGATGATAAACCTGTTTTGGAAGCGCTGAAAGAAATGCAACGAAAAAAACTTATCACGATTAGCCTGTTATAA
- a CDS encoding papain-like cysteine protease family protein, with product MSEDIKLDFKVELQAGQRMCWAAVAITVSKFYDKESESNQIDLAKDVFGENYDQFYSPESALSIYNNLSSELNRSLTRAEISEELINGRPITACMKHFVGWHLVVIYGISQNKLLIADPLLGEVQCEIDAFTDAYETYYSWTHTYKTKAANE from the coding sequence ATGAGTGAGGACATAAAATTAGATTTTAAGGTTGAGCTTCAGGCAGGTCAAAGAATGTGTTGGGCAGCAGTAGCAATTACTGTCTCAAAATTTTATGATAAGGAATCAGAGAGCAATCAAATCGATCTTGCAAAAGATGTGTTTGGAGAAAATTACGATCAATTTTACTCTCCTGAATCCGCCTTATCTATTTACAATAATCTTTCCTCTGAATTAAACAGGTCGTTAACTCGAGCTGAAATTTCAGAAGAGTTGATTAACGGACGGCCAATTACTGCTTGTATGAAGCATTTTGTAGGATGGCATCTCGTCGTAATTTATGGAATTTCACAGAACAAGTTGTTAATCGCCGATCCGTTGTTAGGAGAGGTTCAGTGCGAAATAGATGCATTCACAGATGCTTATGAAACATATTATTCATGGACACATACTTACAAAACAAAAGCTGCAAATGAGTAA